The following are encoded together in the Fusarium keratoplasticum isolate Fu6.1 chromosome 1, whole genome shotgun sequence genome:
- a CDS encoding AB hydrolase-1 domain-containing protein, whose amino-acid sequence MKFSLASICSTGLLCAGLVSAQAKGSVYDGEVAEDINGSNYTYPWPVKLFKFTSQLQKLEMAFMDISPECDPNGKTALLLHGKNFCGPTWEGTIRALSREGYRVVAPDQVGFCKSSKPSSYQFSLHQFAWNTRGLLDALEVDNVTVIGHSLGGMLAARYSLQYPESVDKTVMVNAVGMEDYVQKGVPYVSIDTTYTSENASSYQSIRGYEQATYYMGEWKDDYDKWVRMLVNIYYGTERDNYVKNQAQIVDMVLTQPIAHQFKDIKTKTLIMVGTNDTTAIGAQWAPKEVAAKLGHFDVLGKEVSSLIPDGHLVEFPGLGHAPQISHPSLFHKKLVAWLSE is encoded by the coding sequence ATGAAGTTCTCACTCGCCTCCATCTGCTCGACTGGCCTCCTCTGCGCCGGTCTCGTCTCTGCGCAGGCCAAGGGCTCCGTGTACGATGGCGAGGTCGCCGAGGACATCAATGGATCCAATTACACCTATCCATGGCCGGTGAAGCTCTTCAAGTTTACCAGCCAGCTGCAGAAGCTTGAGATGGCCTTTATGGATATTTCGCCTGAATGCGACCCCAATGGCAAGAcggctcttctcctccatggcAAGAACTTCTGCGGTCCTACGTGGGAGGGAACCATTCGGGCTCTGAGCCGCGAGGGATACCGCGTTGTGGCTCCCGACCAGGTGGGCTTCTGCAAGAGCTCCAAGCCTTCATCGTACCAGTTCAGCCTTCACCAGTTTGCGTGGAACACCCGCGGGCTCTTGGATGCCCTCGAGGTTGATAATGTCACCGTCATTGGACATTCCCTTGGAGGCATGCTCGCAGCTCGATACAGCCTCCAGTATCCCGAGTCAGTGGACAAGACAGTCATGGTCAACGCCGTCGGCATGGAGGATTACGTCCAAAAGGGGGTTCCCTACGTCAGCATCGACACCACATACACCTCTGAGAACGCCTCGAGCTACCAGTCCATCCGGGGATACGAGCAGGCGACGTACTACATGGGCGAGTGGAAAGACGACTACGACAAGTGGGTGAGGATGCTGGTCAACATCTACTACGGTACCGAGCGCGACAACTACGTCAAGAACCAGGCACAGATCGTCGACATGGTCCTCACGCAGCCCATCGCGCACCAGTTCAAGGACATCAAGACGAAGACTCTCATCATGGTTGGCACCAACGACACCACAGCCATCGGTGCGCAATGGGCGCCGAAGGAGGTTGCGGCGAAGCTTGGTCACTTTGATGTCCTGGGCAAGGAGGTTTCGAGCCTCATTCCGGATGGACATCTGGTCGAGTTTCCTGGACTTGGTCATGCGCCGCAGATTTCCCATCCGTCGCTTTTTCATAAAAAGTTGGTTGCGTGGTTGTCTGAATGA